A DNA window from Natronogracilivirga saccharolytica contains the following coding sequences:
- the brnQ gene encoding branched-chain amino acid transport system II carrier protein, whose product MIKQNSRDVLVVGVALFAMFFGAGNLIFPPYMGLLAGVDWQWALLGFLITGIGMPLLGIMAAARAGGTIEHMGSRVSPWFGLALSIVIILAIGPLLAIPRTCATAFELGVRPSWEGFPRFLFSIIFFGIALLFSLNRTAVVDKIAKFLTPLLLITLTWIILKGIFSPMGSITGSELEGPTGRGFREGYQTMDALASLVFAQIVIGALLLKGYKNVKEQVMMTSMAGGIAALGLGLVYGGLMYLGATAGELYATSIERTDLLIAIAYELMGETGMLSLGLAVSLACLTTAIGLTATVAEYFSSLTKGWLHYRLVAVITVVFSGVFATVGVTTIVNVAVPLLVMVYPVAIALIILTLIGGPFADRAVYTGAVIGALLTSVPEALTIVGLPLDNLDTLIGYIPLSGQGFAWLIPTAAGVAAGFLVRTFRRE is encoded by the coding sequence ATGATAAAGCAGAACAGCAGAGATGTCCTGGTTGTGGGGGTGGCACTGTTTGCCATGTTTTTCGGGGCCGGAAACCTCATCTTTCCGCCCTATATGGGTCTGTTGGCCGGAGTGGACTGGCAATGGGCGCTTCTCGGATTTCTGATAACGGGCATCGGCATGCCGCTGCTGGGAATTATGGCTGCTGCCCGGGCCGGCGGTACCATCGAGCATATGGGGAGCAGGGTGAGCCCATGGTTCGGACTGGCGCTGAGTATCGTGATCATTCTTGCCATCGGGCCGCTGCTGGCCATTCCGCGCACCTGCGCGACGGCCTTTGAACTTGGTGTGCGTCCGTCCTGGGAAGGCTTCCCGCGTTTTCTGTTCTCCATCATCTTTTTCGGCATCGCCCTGCTGTTTTCACTGAATCGCACTGCCGTTGTTGATAAAATTGCCAAATTTCTGACACCTTTGCTTCTGATCACCCTGACCTGGATCATCCTGAAGGGGATTTTCTCTCCCATGGGAAGTATTACGGGATCCGAGCTTGAGGGTCCGACAGGACGCGGTTTCAGGGAAGGGTATCAGACGATGGATGCGCTGGCATCACTGGTATTTGCCCAGATTGTCATTGGTGCGCTGCTGCTCAAAGGGTACAAAAATGTCAAAGAGCAGGTGATGATGACTTCGATGGCCGGAGGAATTGCCGCACTTGGCCTGGGGCTGGTTTATGGCGGATTGATGTACCTTGGTGCGACGGCCGGTGAGCTGTACGCAACTTCCATAGAGCGAACCGATCTGCTGATCGCTATTGCGTATGAACTGATGGGCGAAACCGGCATGCTTTCGCTGGGACTGGCGGTCAGCCTCGCCTGCCTGACTACCGCTATCGGCCTGACGGCCACAGTGGCCGAATACTTCAGCAGCCTCACAAAAGGATGGCTTCATTACAGGCTTGTAGCTGTGATCACCGTGGTATTCAGCGGGGTATTTGCGACCGTAGGTGTGACAACCATCGTAAACGTCGCCGTGCCGCTGCTGGTGATGGTCTATCCGGTTGCCATCGCCCTGATTATCCTGACGCTCATCGGCGGCCCCTTCGCCGATCGCGCCGTATATACCGGAGCGGTTATCGGTGCTCTGCTGACCAGTGTCCCCGAAGCACTCACCATTGTCGGACTGCCGCTGGATAATCTGGATACGCTGATCGGCTACATCCCCTTATCCGGACAGGGATTCGCATGGCTCATCCCGACTGCAGCCGGAGTTGCAGCCGGCTTCCTGGTCAGGACATTCAGGAGAGAATAA
- the mnmE gene encoding tRNA uridine-5-carboxymethylaminomethyl(34) synthesis GTPase MnmE: protein MTQVTESQKPDISQKPAIAAIATALGEAGISVIRVSGEQAIEKVSRIFRGKKLSGQPTHTAHFGRIADGDRMIDEVVATIFRSPRSYTGEDTIEISCHGGVLVTQEVLEAILRQDVRHADPGEFTQRAFLNGKMELSQAEAVADMIHARSRKAVEAAGQQLDGELGRHVKAFRQQIIDATAMVELELDFIEEDVEFANKEQLTGLLRDVDSELGRLLETYESGRLVRHGVQTVFVGRPNAGKSTLLNTLMGKERAIVSATAGTTRDVIDAEWSYDGLTFTLTDTAGLRETADEIESEGVRRSESAVTRADLIIYLKDISEPVDDEELRLLARIEKRAKGRALLKVGTKLDLLTCAEADNGGVPEWCDMVVSARDGRGMDELKQRMRAEVLQNREIDTGKLMVTSSRHRDGLEKARHHVREALQGLEAGMTGDFLAIDLRAALNELGAITGEITTEDLLDSIFSRFCIGK, encoded by the coding sequence TCCGGGGGAAAAAGCTGTCCGGACAGCCCACGCATACGGCTCATTTTGGACGCATTGCAGATGGAGACCGGATGATTGACGAGGTTGTTGCAACGATATTTCGGTCGCCGCGATCTTATACCGGGGAGGATACAATCGAAATATCGTGCCACGGCGGTGTACTGGTGACCCAGGAGGTGCTGGAGGCGATACTGCGGCAGGATGTGCGTCATGCCGACCCGGGGGAGTTTACACAGCGTGCGTTTCTGAACGGCAAGATGGAGTTGTCACAGGCCGAAGCGGTGGCGGATATGATCCACGCGCGCAGCCGGAAAGCGGTTGAGGCGGCCGGGCAGCAGCTTGATGGAGAGCTTGGCAGGCACGTGAAGGCCTTCCGGCAGCAGATCATCGATGCCACAGCGATGGTGGAGCTTGAGCTGGATTTCATCGAGGAGGATGTCGAGTTTGCCAACAAGGAACAATTGACCGGACTGCTTCGGGATGTGGACAGCGAGCTGGGACGGTTGCTTGAGACATATGAATCGGGCCGGCTGGTGCGGCACGGGGTGCAGACGGTATTCGTGGGCCGTCCGAATGCCGGCAAGTCCACCCTGCTGAATACGCTGATGGGCAAAGAACGGGCAATTGTGTCGGCAACGGCGGGCACCACCCGCGATGTCATCGATGCGGAATGGAGCTACGACGGACTCACCTTCACGCTGACCGACACGGCCGGATTGCGGGAGACGGCAGACGAAATCGAGTCGGAGGGTGTCAGGCGATCCGAATCGGCAGTGACCCGGGCCGATCTGATCATCTATCTTAAAGACATATCCGAGCCGGTTGATGACGAAGAGCTGCGCCTGCTTGCACGGATCGAGAAGCGGGCCAAAGGCAGGGCTCTGCTGAAAGTGGGGACCAAGCTGGATCTGCTGACATGTGCAGAAGCGGACAACGGCGGAGTTCCGGAATGGTGTGACATGGTGGTATCTGCCAGGGACGGCAGGGGGATGGATGAGCTCAAGCAGCGGATGCGCGCCGAAGTTTTGCAGAACCGGGAGATCGACACCGGCAAGCTGATGGTTACGTCCAGCCGTCATCGTGACGGACTCGAAAAAGCGCGGCATCACGTCCGGGAGGCGCTTCAGGGGCTCGAGGCCGGAATGACCGGAGACTTTCTTGCCATCGATCTGCGGGCGGCGCTCAACGAACTGGGTGCCATAACCGGTGAGATCACAACCGAAGATCTTCTGGACTCCATATTTTCGCGGTTTTGCATCGGTAAATGA
- a CDS encoding helix-turn-helix transcriptional regulator, protein MVKRYLLLTEKISNDWYPSFDELRAFLNEHDIHISGRTLQRDIQHIRNEYGIEIEYDRRKKGYVINREKSLDVNSFLRFMGMVRTADILTDSLRSSRESMQYLQFDSVHLFAGREYIKPLLRAIHDRRLVGFTHQKFDRDKPSNVIFQPYFLLEYQYRWYLVGIPEGQKEPKNYGLDRISRLDILPETFERTSDTYIRDKYRNTVGLNYDAGDPVTVTIRCTALTGKYLETLPVHESQAVLERGESHWLIRFRVVPNFEFEQKLMMHLQQMEVVSPDWFRRKFAGKLREALKYYDGTMPSSG, encoded by the coding sequence ATGGTAAAACGCTACTTGCTTCTAACCGAGAAGATAAGCAACGACTGGTACCCTTCGTTCGATGAGCTCAGGGCTTTCCTCAATGAGCACGATATTCACATTTCCGGCCGGACACTTCAGCGCGATATTCAGCACATCCGCAACGAGTACGGTATCGAAATAGAATACGACCGACGGAAAAAAGGATACGTCATCAACCGGGAAAAAAGTCTGGATGTGAACTCTTTCCTGAGGTTCATGGGAATGGTACGGACGGCGGATATCCTGACTGACTCGCTGCGGTCAAGCCGCGAAAGCATGCAGTATCTGCAATTCGATTCGGTTCATCTGTTTGCCGGCAGGGAGTACATCAAACCGCTGCTGCGAGCGATCCACGACCGGCGGCTTGTCGGGTTCACGCATCAGAAGTTTGACCGGGACAAGCCATCAAACGTCATATTTCAGCCCTACTTCCTGCTGGAGTATCAGTATCGATGGTACCTTGTCGGAATTCCGGAAGGTCAAAAAGAGCCCAAAAATTACGGCCTCGATCGTATTTCACGACTGGATATCCTGCCGGAAACATTTGAGCGAACCAGCGATACGTACATCAGGGATAAATACCGCAACACGGTGGGACTCAATTATGATGCCGGGGATCCGGTCACCGTCACCATCCGCTGTACGGCACTTACCGGAAAATACCTCGAAACGCTGCCAGTTCACGAATCTCAAGCAGTTCTGGAAAGGGGAGAATCACACTGGCTGATACGCTTCCGGGTAGTTCCGAATTTTGAGTTTGAACAAAAGCTGATGATGCATTTGCAGCAGATGGAAGTTGTGAGTCCGGACTGGTTTCGCCGGAAATTTGCAGGAAAGCTGCGGGAGGCGCTTAAATATTATGATGGCACAATGCCATCGTCCGGATGA
- a CDS encoding DUF502 domain-containing protein: MFEQKRSRKKSIQPFSGEDNTQDFFKKVRQSFLRGLAILIPALITIWVLQFLFSAIDGIASPFYRYIGLDIPALGFITAIIIIFLVGYFSRNLVVKFTIHVMERIFLNIPLAKSVYSGARELINAFSPEQKGRTFQEVCMIEYPRKGTYSIGFVTNEMSFRESETRTRSLTNVYIPLPPNPTTGMLTLVPTEDVIPLNISVEQGMKLILSAGIVSPEDFGRSVETD; encoded by the coding sequence ATGTTTGAGCAGAAGAGATCCCGAAAAAAAAGTATTCAGCCTTTTTCCGGCGAAGACAACACCCAGGACTTTTTCAAGAAAGTCAGGCAGTCCTTTTTGCGCGGACTCGCGATTCTCATCCCGGCCTTGATCACCATCTGGGTGTTACAGTTTCTTTTCTCAGCTATCGATGGCATTGCCTCACCATTTTACCGGTACATCGGACTTGATATTCCGGCTCTGGGCTTCATCACTGCCATTATAATCATCTTCCTGGTAGGGTATTTTTCCAGGAATCTGGTTGTAAAGTTCACCATTCACGTTATGGAACGGATATTTCTTAATATTCCGCTTGCCAAGTCAGTTTACAGCGGCGCCCGTGAGCTTATTAACGCCTTTTCACCCGAGCAGAAAGGCCGGACATTCCAGGAGGTTTGCATGATCGAATATCCGCGGAAAGGAACCTATTCGATCGGTTTTGTGACCAATGAGATGAGTTTTCGGGAAAGTGAAACCCGGACCCGCTCCCTGACGAACGTCTACATCCCGCTGCCGCCCAACCCGACGACCGGGATGCTGACACTGGTCCCGACCGAGGATGTTATTCCGCTGAATATCAGCGTGGAGCAGGGAATGAAGCTGATCCTGTCAGCAGGAATTGTTTCCCCCGAAGATTTTGGCAGAAGTGTAGAAACGGATTGA
- a CDS encoding BspA family leucine-rich repeat surface protein produces the protein MGTGFNTVQAQSDDPFITVWKTDNEGESDDNEITIPGQGIDYPIQWVQVQRDRLQIWREVDGGHSGSETGSGTHTIEFPEAGFYMVSIGDGFRRINFSHESDRLKIVDVTQWGDIEWTTMNSAFPGAENLSITATDAPDLSQVTDMTRMFRNAESFNGDIGHWDTGNVETMNRMFKRADSFNQDIGGWYTAEITSMFEVFMGAESFNGDISNWDTRNVTHMNEMFKGAETFDQDFGFWNTGQVETMSGMFSEAVSFDQDIGNLDVRDVQDMENMLDGSGLSVDNYDNTLAGWAQQQVQPDVILGAEGLYYCHSAEERQHLVDEFDWTINDAGISVYCEKPGPVVLVDPGDEDPIEPDAVTFTWNVPQAGVEQYGFELAGDESFDALVIDSVTTDTTITLNDLESESIYYWRVRGENDTGRGGLSGADADGRL, from the coding sequence ATGGGGACGGGCTTTAACACAGTACAGGCACAGAGTGATGATCCCTTTATCACCGTCTGGAAAACCGATAATGAGGGTGAATCAGATGATAATGAGATAACCATACCGGGCCAGGGGATCGATTATCCGATACAATGGGTGCAGGTCCAAAGAGATCGCCTGCAAATTTGGCGGGAGGTAGACGGAGGTCACTCCGGTAGTGAAACCGGCTCCGGTACTCACACCATCGAATTTCCGGAGGCCGGATTCTATATGGTAAGCATTGGCGACGGTTTCAGAAGAATCAATTTTAGTCATGAAAGTGACAGGCTTAAAATTGTGGATGTCACCCAGTGGGGCGATATCGAATGGACAACCATGAACAGTGCTTTTCCGGGTGCAGAAAACCTGAGTATTACCGCTACCGATGCGCCTGACCTGTCACAGGTTACGGATATGACCCGGATGTTCCGGAACGCTGAATCTTTCAATGGTGACATCGGTCACTGGGATACCGGCAATGTCGAGACCATGAACCGGATGTTCAAAAGAGCTGACTCGTTCAACCAGGACATCGGCGGATGGTACACAGCCGAAATCACCAGTATGTTTGAGGTTTTCATGGGAGCCGAATCATTTAACGGAGACATAAGCAATTGGGATACCAGAAATGTCACACACATGAACGAAATGTTTAAAGGTGCCGAAACCTTTGATCAGGATTTTGGTTTTTGGAATACCGGGCAAGTAGAAACAATGTCGGGAATGTTCTCAGAGGCGGTTTCCTTCGACCAGGATATCGGCAATCTTGATGTCAGGGATGTCCAGGACATGGAAAACATGCTGGACGGATCGGGTCTCTCGGTCGATAATTACGATAACACACTCGCCGGTTGGGCTCAGCAGCAGGTCCAGCCGGATGTGATCCTGGGTGCAGAAGGACTTTATTACTGTCATTCGGCAGAAGAGCGGCAACATCTTGTAGATGAATTTGACTGGACCATCAATGATGCTGGGATATCGGTGTATTGTGAAAAACCCGGACCAGTCGTGTTGGTTGACCCGGGCGACGAAGATCCTATTGAACCCGATGCCGTAACATTTACCTGGAATGTCCCTCAGGCAGGTGTTGAGCAGTACGGATTTGAACTGGCCGGTGACGAGTCTTTTGATGCGTTGGTTATCGACTCGGTGACTACTGATACCACCATCACTCTGAACGATCTGGAGTCGGAATCGATCTACTACTGGCGGGTCCGGGGCGAAAACGACACCGGCCGGGGGGGGCTATCTGGTGCGGATGCAGACGGCAGGCTATAG
- a CDS encoding aldo/keto reductase, whose translation MKYRPFGNTDLMVSEVGFGAWAIGGPAMAGNIPIGWGNVDDQVSREALKEAHRQGVNFYDTADFYGLGHSEKLIGEVFGNRDDVIIASKVGHRLKDDGVIQVDYSKKYVIEACNESLQRLQRDTIDLYQLHTAKVADLENGECLEALDKLQQEGKIRYWGLSLHTFEPEPEAEFILSHELGNGFQLVLNILNQQSVPLLDKAAKQGMGVIARMPLQFGVLTGKFTKETRFGPDDHRSFRLPPDILGRTLDALEKVWPLTEKYGCSKTELSLSFILSFDAVSTVIPGIKTPHQARENTSGIVRLSDEDRDYITSLYEDLFKPVLVQK comes from the coding sequence ATGAAATATCGTCCGTTTGGCAATACAGATCTCATGGTCAGTGAAGTTGGCTTTGGTGCCTGGGCCATCGGTGGTCCGGCCATGGCCGGCAATATTCCCATCGGATGGGGGAATGTGGACGACCAGGTTTCCAGGGAGGCGCTGAAAGAAGCACACCGGCAAGGGGTTAATTTTTATGACACTGCCGACTTTTACGGACTGGGCCATTCAGAAAAGCTGATCGGCGAGGTGTTTGGCAACAGGGATGATGTCATCATTGCCAGCAAGGTCGGACACCGTCTCAAAGATGACGGGGTCATTCAAGTTGATTACTCAAAAAAATATGTGATCGAGGCGTGTAACGAGAGCTTGCAGCGCCTCCAGCGAGATACCATCGATCTCTACCAGCTTCATACGGCAAAAGTGGCCGATTTGGAAAACGGGGAGTGTCTTGAGGCACTTGATAAACTGCAGCAGGAAGGCAAAATCCGCTACTGGGGCTTGTCATTGCATACCTTCGAACCCGAGCCCGAAGCAGAATTTATACTTTCACATGAGCTGGGAAACGGATTCCAGCTTGTGCTGAATATTTTGAACCAGCAAAGCGTGCCTCTTCTGGATAAAGCCGCAAAGCAGGGAATGGGGGTGATTGCCCGTATGCCTCTGCAATTCGGCGTACTGACCGGCAAATTCACGAAAGAAACCCGTTTTGGTCCGGATGATCACCGGAGTTTCCGGCTCCCGCCGGATATTTTAGGCCGTACGCTCGATGCGCTTGAGAAAGTCTGGCCGCTGACCGAAAAATACGGATGCAGCAAAACCGAACTCAGTTTGAGTTTCATTCTCAGTTTTGACGCGGTATCCACGGTGATCCCGGGCATCAAAACACCGCATCAGGCCAGGGAGAATACCAGCGGAATCGTGCGGCTGTCCGATGAAGACCGGGATTACATCACTTCATTGTATGAGGATTTGTTCAAACCTGTGCTGGTGCAGAAATAA
- a CDS encoding Brp/Blh family beta-carotene 15,15'-dioxygenase yields MRHSSKVMVWSVVLVTIVMILFSSLFSDTAANWSLWIVLASVVLVGIPHGAIDHIMAEKIYGLDASWRGRALFYGMYFGLMILVGGLWLIQPVLGLLFFFAISIYHFGQADMEDFLTHESSGFTWYITRGLFIIGLIVFSDTTVSYPIMAKAVNTDAAAISHLLPDAGVMLSFVTVIYGSVFFYAWLTNRLQNGMRFLADSLLLTALFLFTGPMIGFAVYFALWHSAGHVFEMQRYLGEQNEPMSLLQFYKSAAPFTLISLAGLALLAAVNHAFGMEEQFIALMFILISVLTLPHMVIVDKMYGEAGS; encoded by the coding sequence ATGAGGCATTCATCCAAAGTGATGGTCTGGTCCGTTGTCCTGGTAACCATTGTCATGATCCTGTTCAGCAGCCTGTTTTCAGATACGGCAGCAAACTGGAGTCTCTGGATCGTACTTGCATCCGTGGTGCTTGTTGGGATACCGCACGGTGCCATTGACCACATTATGGCCGAAAAAATCTACGGACTGGACGCATCATGGCGCGGCCGGGCGCTGTTCTATGGTATGTATTTCGGACTGATGATACTTGTTGGCGGACTCTGGCTCATCCAGCCTGTGCTCGGACTGCTCTTCTTCTTTGCCATTTCCATCTATCACTTCGGCCAGGCTGATATGGAGGATTTTCTTACGCATGAATCAAGTGGATTCACCTGGTACATTACCCGCGGACTTTTCATCATCGGACTGATCGTATTCTCTGACACGACGGTGAGCTACCCCATTATGGCAAAGGCAGTGAATACGGATGCTGCAGCGATATCACACCTGCTTCCGGATGCCGGTGTCATGTTGTCTTTTGTGACAGTGATCTATGGTTCGGTCTTTTTTTATGCCTGGCTAACCAACAGGCTTCAAAACGGAATGCGTTTTCTCGCCGACAGTCTGCTTCTGACGGCTCTTTTTTTATTTACCGGCCCAATGATCGGTTTTGCTGTTTATTTTGCACTATGGCACTCTGCCGGACATGTATTCGAGATGCAGCGTTATCTTGGCGAACAAAACGAACCTATGTCGCTTTTACAGTTCTACAAATCGGCCGCTCCCTTTACGCTCATCTCCCTTGCCGGCCTCGCACTTCTTGCCGCTGTAAATCATGCATTTGGTATGGAAGAGCAGTTCATTGCTCTCATGTTTATTCTCATCAGCGTACTGACTCTGCCGCATATGGTCATTGTCGACAAGATGTACGGAGAGGCAGGCAGTTAA
- a CDS encoding DUF2911 domain-containing protein produces MKAQMLSIKTILAGLIIYLIAAPGAIAQDRAHDDIRVSPNAVVSQTIGTTEVTITYGRPAVRDRDIFGELVPFDEIWRTGADEATTITLSDDVKVEGEPLEAGTYSLFTIPQEEGPWTVIFNQVADQWGAYNYNPDEDALRVRVEPEETFHMEQMMFYFEDIAEDSGKLMLHWDDVKFGFRIDES; encoded by the coding sequence ATGAAAGCTCAAATGTTATCCATCAAAACTATTCTGGCAGGACTCATTATTTACCTGATCGCGGCACCAGGCGCCATAGCGCAGGACCGCGCCCATGACGACATCCGCGTAAGTCCAAACGCCGTTGTTTCCCAGACCATAGGAACCACCGAAGTTACGATAACCTACGGCAGACCGGCTGTCCGCGATCGGGACATCTTCGGCGAACTCGTCCCGTTTGACGAAATATGGCGGACCGGCGCCGATGAGGCTACCACCATCACGCTTTCTGATGATGTCAAAGTTGAGGGCGAGCCTCTTGAAGCCGGTACGTACAGCCTGTTTACCATCCCGCAGGAAGAGGGACCCTGGACGGTAATCTTCAATCAGGTGGCCGATCAGTGGGGCGCCTATAACTACAATCCGGATGAAGATGCCTTGCGTGTCCGGGTTGAACCCGAAGAAACATTCCACATGGAGCAGATGATGTTTTACTTTGAAGATATCGCCGAAGATTCGGGGAAACTGATGCTGCATTGGGATGATGTCAAATTCGGCTTCCGGATTGACGAGTCCTGA
- a CDS encoding trimeric intracellular cation channel family protein — MMYILDLLGTATFAVTGALAAGRKRMDIFGVVVLGCVTAIGGGTLRDVILGNHPVFWISNNVYLLVATLAAVGTFLLVRYWRVPMRTLVYADAAGLAIFTVIGFQRGLEVTGSYSIAVVMGVTTGVVGGMIRDVLAGEIPLILRREIYASASLCGAILFALMHYFQFPGVWAVIVAVLTIFTIRLAALRWNVSLPLLRLEEER, encoded by the coding sequence ATGATGTACATACTTGATCTGCTTGGCACGGCAACATTTGCGGTTACCGGCGCCCTCGCTGCAGGCCGCAAGCGGATGGATATTTTCGGAGTGGTTGTTCTCGGATGTGTCACCGCTATCGGCGGCGGGACGCTTCGTGACGTGATTCTCGGCAATCATCCGGTATTCTGGATTTCCAACAATGTGTACCTTCTGGTTGCCACGCTTGCAGCAGTGGGAACCTTTCTGCTTGTCCGGTACTGGAGGGTGCCGATGAGAACGCTGGTGTACGCAGATGCGGCCGGACTGGCGATTTTTACTGTTATTGGTTTTCAGCGCGGACTCGAAGTGACCGGTTCCTACAGTATCGCCGTCGTTATGGGTGTGACCACAGGCGTGGTTGGCGGGATGATTCGCGATGTACTTGCAGGCGAGATCCCGCTGATTCTGCGGCGGGAGATTTACGCTTCTGCCAGCCTGTGCGGAGCCATTCTTTTTGCATTGATGCACTATTTCCAGTTCCCTGGTGTATGGGCCGTCATCGTTGCTGTCCTGACCATTTTCACGATTCGGCTTGCCGCACTGCGATGGAATGTGTCCCTGCCGCTGCTGCGTCTCGAGGAGGAAAGATAA
- a CDS encoding bacteriorhodopsin has protein sequence MDNLMSLGNATFENYVGIDSGYTEMAYQMSAHVLTVGFAIMLAALLYFVLTMKTVAPKYRISSVLSVVVMVSAFLLLMIQQQNWTSAFVFDSDAGRYFLGSETDQFNNGYRYLNWLIDVPMLLFQILFVVSLTRSSFSSIRNQFWFSGTLMILTGYVGQYYEYTNPTLFFVWGFISTLFFIHILVVMKKVITEGKEGAPPKVQKYLSTIWALFLFSWMLYPGAYLMPYLFNLGLEPALSEAAVVGRHITYTVADVSSKVIYGILLTLTAQEMSKADGYDYEKLTTTS, from the coding sequence ATGGATAATTTGATGTCCCTGGGCAACGCCACTTTCGAAAATTATGTGGGCATTGATTCAGGATATACCGAAATGGCTTACCAGATGTCAGCGCACGTCCTGACTGTCGGTTTTGCCATTATGCTGGCGGCATTGCTCTATTTCGTACTCACAATGAAGACGGTAGCTCCGAAATACCGGATTTCATCGGTTCTTTCAGTTGTGGTTATGGTTTCTGCATTCCTTCTGCTGATGATTCAGCAGCAGAACTGGACCAGTGCCTTTGTCTTTGATTCAGATGCCGGACGCTACTTCCTGGGGTCAGAAACCGATCAGTTCAACAATGGTTACCGCTATCTGAACTGGCTCATCGATGTCCCCATGCTGCTGTTTCAGATCCTTTTTGTCGTTTCGCTGACCAGAAGCTCGTTCAGTTCGATAAGAAATCAGTTCTGGTTTTCAGGAACACTGATGATCCTCACAGGATATGTGGGCCAGTATTATGAATACACCAACCCAACACTCTTTTTTGTCTGGGGCTTTATATCCACACTGTTCTTCATCCACATTCTTGTGGTCATGAAAAAGGTAATCACCGAAGGTAAAGAAGGAGCGCCGCCGAAAGTACAGAAATATCTCAGCACGATCTGGGCTCTGTTCCTTTTCTCATGGATGCTGTACCCCGGCGCCTATCTGATGCCGTATCTGTTCAACCTTGGTCTCGAACCTGCTTTGAGTGAAGCTGCTGTAGTCGGACGGCACATCACCTACACCGTGGCAGACGTCAGCTCCAAGGTAATCTACGGCATTCTGCTTACGCTGACGGCTCAGGAGATGAGCAAGGCGGACGGCTATGATTACGAAAAGCTTACCACAACAAGCTGA